Proteins from a genomic interval of Onychostoma macrolepis isolate SWU-2019 chromosome 17, ASM1243209v1, whole genome shotgun sequence:
- the tedc1 gene encoding tubulin epsilon and delta complex protein 1 isoform X1, which produces MSREKSVKVKEVITSLCKLLSALSVESIPTAEAFRRAKFNRKDAAVDMWSLLSRLLQRAVALDCACGNSKDQDFDVQLLFVRSALCHCGYGATWVVGPRPPSHIEEVGSRDLLLAFSWVLSSGNLLDFLLAEKVHQLETLSSAPTYKITQGLTPGQLDVAAHGTGADTTVKKDQVLQELQWQYGKLRLQWKSLLSAQEERSKFTHRVISNISPSAVCQPHATGSHHSNTTSTALDEELERIQALNGILEAYLDWKLHEPLFWCWMDSVIDSSLADASEEEPFDWPPGERAVTVRSPHGDETRRAVRQLDKMLLRLQTELRARRIEQSTLTLTSQGGRQGASRVSESQRMEVEKKVSGYLEGLRLTNTSAITSRGFLPCLQDPQPTKPPHRFHIGEPGLAVTAGKLQASTALDELREREAVLQWQLEQLRENMRVEIQRQASTMEGMVLIPPLKR; this is translated from the exons ATGTCGCGCGAAAAGAGTGTTAAAGTGAAAGAAGTTATTACTTCTCTCTGTAAGTTACTATCTGCGTTAAGCGTCGAGTCGATACCAACAGCTGAGGCATTCAGGAGAGCAAAATTCAACAGAAAAGATGCG GCAGTGGACATGTGGAGTTTGTTAAGTAGGCTTCTGCAGAGAGCTGTTGCTCTGGATTGTGCGTGCGGCAACTCTAAAGACCAAGACTTTG ATGTGCAGCTGCTGTTTGTGAGGAGTGCTCTGTGTCACTGTGGCTATGGGGCCACTTGGGTAGTGGGCCCCCGGCCCCCCAGTCACATAGAAGAGGTGGGGAGCCGAGATCTGCTCCTGGCATTCAGCTGGGTGCTGTCATCAGGGAATCTACTGGACTTCCTGCTTGCTGAGAAGGTTCATCAATTAGAAACTCTCTCATCTGCACCAACG TATAAGATCACCCAGGGTCTAACACCAGGACAGCTTGACGTAGCGGCGCATGGAACAGGAGCGGATACCACAGTGAAGAAGGACCAGGTACTACAGGAACTGCAGTGGCAATATGGGAAACTGAGGCTCCAGTGGAAGAGCTTACTCTCAGCCCAGGAAGAGAGGTCCAAATTCACCCATAGG GTTATCTCCAATATCAGCCCCTCTGCTGTCTGTCAGCCTCATGCCACTGGGTCCCATCACAGCAACACGACGTCAACTGCTCTTGATGAG GAGCTGGAGCGGATACAAGCATTGAATGGAATTCTGGAGGCGTATCTGGATTGGAAACTGCACGAACCTTTATTCTGGTGCTGGATG GACAGCGTGATCGACAGCTCCCTCGCCGATGCGTCTGAGGAGGAGCCCTTCGATTGGCCACCAGGGGAGCGGGCTGTCACGGTGAGGTCTCCCCACGGCGACGAGACCAGGAGAGCAGTCAGACAACTTGACAAGATGTTGCTAAGGCTGCAGACAGAACTGAGAGCCAGAAGAATAGAGCAATCCACTCTCACACTCACCTCACAG GGGGGACGTCAAGGGGCTTCTCGGGTCTCTGAAAGTCAGAGAATGGAGGTGGAGAAGAAGGTTTCAGGCTATTTAGAGGGTCTACGTCTTACTAACACCTCCGCAATCACATCAAGAGGCTTTTTGCCATGTCTGCAGGATCCACAGCCCACAAAGCCACCTCACAGGTTCCACATCGGAGAACCTGGCCTGGCAGTGACAGCTGGGAAGCTCCAGGCATCGACGGCTCTGGATGAGCTGAGGGAGAGGGAGGCTGTACTGCAGTGGCAGCTGGAACAATTGAGGGAAAATATGA
- the tedc1 gene encoding tubulin epsilon and delta complex protein 1 isoform X2 gives MSREKSVKVKEVITSLCKLLSALSVESIPTAEAFRRAKFNRKDAAVDMWSLLSRLLQRAVALDCACGNSKDQDFDVQLLFVRSALCHCGYGATWVVGPRPPSHIEEVGSRDLLLAFSWVLSSGNLLDFLLAEKVHQLETLSSAPTYKITQGLTPGQLDVAAHGTGADTTVKKDQVLQELQWQYGKLRLQWKSLLSAQEERSKFTHRVISNISPSAVCQPHATGSHHSNTTSTALDEDSVIDSSLADASEEEPFDWPPGERAVTVRSPHGDETRRAVRQLDKMLLRLQTELRARRIEQSTLTLTSQGGRQGASRVSESQRMEVEKKVSGYLEGLRLTNTSAITSRGFLPCLQDPQPTKPPHRFHIGEPGLAVTAGKLQASTALDELREREAVLQWQLEQLRENMRVEIQRQASTMEGMVLIPPLKR, from the exons ATGTCGCGCGAAAAGAGTGTTAAAGTGAAAGAAGTTATTACTTCTCTCTGTAAGTTACTATCTGCGTTAAGCGTCGAGTCGATACCAACAGCTGAGGCATTCAGGAGAGCAAAATTCAACAGAAAAGATGCG GCAGTGGACATGTGGAGTTTGTTAAGTAGGCTTCTGCAGAGAGCTGTTGCTCTGGATTGTGCGTGCGGCAACTCTAAAGACCAAGACTTTG ATGTGCAGCTGCTGTTTGTGAGGAGTGCTCTGTGTCACTGTGGCTATGGGGCCACTTGGGTAGTGGGCCCCCGGCCCCCCAGTCACATAGAAGAGGTGGGGAGCCGAGATCTGCTCCTGGCATTCAGCTGGGTGCTGTCATCAGGGAATCTACTGGACTTCCTGCTTGCTGAGAAGGTTCATCAATTAGAAACTCTCTCATCTGCACCAACG TATAAGATCACCCAGGGTCTAACACCAGGACAGCTTGACGTAGCGGCGCATGGAACAGGAGCGGATACCACAGTGAAGAAGGACCAGGTACTACAGGAACTGCAGTGGCAATATGGGAAACTGAGGCTCCAGTGGAAGAGCTTACTCTCAGCCCAGGAAGAGAGGTCCAAATTCACCCATAGG GTTATCTCCAATATCAGCCCCTCTGCTGTCTGTCAGCCTCATGCCACTGGGTCCCATCACAGCAACACGACGTCAACTGCTCTTGATGAG GACAGCGTGATCGACAGCTCCCTCGCCGATGCGTCTGAGGAGGAGCCCTTCGATTGGCCACCAGGGGAGCGGGCTGTCACGGTGAGGTCTCCCCACGGCGACGAGACCAGGAGAGCAGTCAGACAACTTGACAAGATGTTGCTAAGGCTGCAGACAGAACTGAGAGCCAGAAGAATAGAGCAATCCACTCTCACACTCACCTCACAG GGGGGACGTCAAGGGGCTTCTCGGGTCTCTGAAAGTCAGAGAATGGAGGTGGAGAAGAAGGTTTCAGGCTATTTAGAGGGTCTACGTCTTACTAACACCTCCGCAATCACATCAAGAGGCTTTTTGCCATGTCTGCAGGATCCACAGCCCACAAAGCCACCTCACAGGTTCCACATCGGAGAACCTGGCCTGGCAGTGACAGCTGGGAAGCTCCAGGCATCGACGGCTCTGGATGAGCTGAGGGAGAGGGAGGCTGTACTGCAGTGGCAGCTGGAACAATTGAGGGAAAATATGA
- the dnal1 gene encoding dynein axonemal light chain 1: MAKATTIKEALGKWEEKTGEKASEATAVKLYGQIPPIEKMDASLSNLVNCEKLSLSTNCIEKIANLNGLKNLKILSLGRNNIKNLNGLEAVGDTLEELWISYNLIEKLKGIHVMKKLKVLYMSNNLVKEWGEFQKLADLPALVDLVFVGNPLEEKYSADGNWLEEATKRLPKLKKLDGNPVIKREEEEGEGES, from the exons ATG GCAAAAGCAACAACTATTAAAGAGGCCCTGGGGAAATGG GAGGAGAAAACAGGCGAAAAGGCGAGCGAGGCAACAGCAGTAAAGCTTTATGGTCAAATTCCTCCCATTGAAAAAATGGACGCATCTCTTTCTAATCTTGTCAACTGCGA GAAATTATCCTTGTCTACGAACTGTATTGAAAAAATTGCCAACTTGAATGGTctaa AGAACCTTAAGATATTGTCCTTGGGGCGGAATAACATCAAAAACCTTAATGGACTT GAAGCAGTAGGTGATACTCTGGAGGAGCTGTGGATCTCTTATAACCTCATAGAAAAACTGAAGGGAATTCACGTCATGAAGAAACTCAAAGTCTTGTACATGTCTAACAACTTGGTCAAGGAGTGGG GGGAGTTTCAGAAGCTGGCAGATCTTCCAGCATTGGTTGACCTCGTCTTTGTGGGGAACCCATTAGAAGAAAAGTATTCTGCAGATGGCAACTGGTTAGAGGAAGCTACTAAGAGGCTTCCCAAGCTTAAAAAGCTAGATG gaaaCCCCGTTATCAAACGAGAAGAGGAGGAAGGTGAAGGGGAGAGCTAA